Proteins from a genomic interval of Marmota flaviventris isolate mMarFla1 chromosome 8, mMarFla1.hap1, whole genome shotgun sequence:
- the Nit2 gene encoding omega-amidase NIT2 produces the protein MVLPGRAMATFRLALIQLQVSSIKSDNVIRACSLVREAAKQGAKIVSLPECFNSPYGTKYFPEYAEKIPGESTQKLSEVAKECSIYLIGGSIPEEDAGKLYNTCAVFGPDGTLLVKHRKIHLFDIDVPGKITFQESKTLSPGDNFSTFDTPYCRVGLGICYDIRFAELAQVYAQRGCQLLVYPGAFNLTTGPAHWELLQRGRAVDNQIYVATASPARDDNASYVAWGHSTVVNPWGEVLAKAGTEEMILYSDIDLKKLAEIRQQIPIFKQKRSDLYAVETKKP, from the exons ATGGTGCTTCCAGGGAGAGCCATGGCTA CTTTCCGCTTGGCCCTCATCCAGCTTCAAGTTTCTTCCATCAAATCAGATAATGTCATTCGAGCTTGTAGCCTTGTCCGGGAGGCAGCAAAGCAAGGAGCCAAAATAGTTTCTCTGCCA GAATGCTTTAATTCTCCATATGGcacaaaatattttcctgaatatGCAGAGAAAATTCCTGGTGAATCCACACAGAAGCTTTCTGAAGTAGCAAAGGAGTGCAGCATATATCTCATTGGAG GCTCCATCCCTGAAGAGGATGCTGGGAAATTATATAACACCTGTGCTGTCTTTGGGCCTGATGGAACTTTACTAGTAAAGCACAGAAAA ATCCATCTGTTTGACATTGATGTTCCTGGAAAAATTACATTTCAAGAATCTAAAACATTGAGTCCTGGTGATAATTTCTCCACATTTGATACTC CTTATTGCAGAGTGGGCCTGGGCATCTGCTATGACATCCGCTTTGCAGAACTTGCACAAGTGTATGCACAGAGAG GTTGCCAGCTGTTGGTGTATCCTGGGGCTTTCAATTTGACCACTGGACCAGCCCACTGGGAATTGCTTCAGCGAGGCCG GGCTGTTGATAATCAGATATATGTGGCTACAGCCTCTCCTGCCCGGGATGATAACGCCTCCTATGTTGCCTGGGGACACAGCACTGTCGTGAACCCTTG GGGGGAGGTCCTAGCCAAAGCTGGCACTGAAGAAATGATCCTGTATTCAGACATAG ACCTGAAGAAGTTGGCTGAAATACGCCAGCAAATCCCCATTTTTAAACAGAAGCGATCAGACCTCTATGCAGTGGAGACGAAAAAGCCCTAA